The Megalobrama amblycephala isolate DHTTF-2021 linkage group LG7, ASM1881202v1, whole genome shotgun sequence genome window below encodes:
- the mtmr7b gene encoding myotubularin-related protein 7b isoform X2 gives MEHIRTPKVENVRMFDRLTPRKSTVGTLYLSSTHTIFVENSEARKETWVLHSLMSTVERLPTNPSGSPLIIRCKNFHVYRLLIPQEKDCVDVLASLTRLSRPERYGELFCFSFNPNLDKELREKAWAFIDLKAEFSRMGIPSNLWHATAANHEYRLCDTYPSELYVPKSASPAVIVGSAKFRSRGRLPVLSYYHRDTSASICRSSQPLTGFSARSSDDEQMLQAIMKSNPVSEFMYVVDTRPKLNAMANRAAGKGYENEDHYTNIKLQFIGIENIHVMRNSQQKLIDVGDLAAPTMSDFLWGLENSGWLKHIKAVLDAGVFIAKAVAEDGVSVLVHCSDGWDRTAQACSVASVLLDPYYRTIKGLMVLIEKDWVSFGHKFSHRYSHLDGDPKEVSPVMDQFLECVWQLMQQFPCAFEFNERFLIQLHTHIYSCQYGNFIGNCQKERRDIKLQERTHCLWPHLWENRTEYTNPLYRTDHSQTQGVLKPLTTAYCFKFWKGMYGRAEKSLTSQSPADCLNAVREESQQLEEELSTHQEVPRETDAGQETCRAEGDENFRGEEEDQEVV, from the exons ATGGAGCACATCAGAACACCAAAG GTGGAAAATGTGCGAATGTTTGATAGACTGACCCCCAGGAAGTCTACGGTGGGAACATTGTACCTCTCCTCTACTCACACTATATTTGTAGAGAACTCAGAAGCCCGCAAAGAAACCTGG GTTCTGCACAGTTTGATGAGTACTGTGGAGAGACTCCCCACAAATCCATCAGGAAGTCCTCTTATTATCCGATGTAAGAACTTCCATGTTTACAGACTGCTGATCCCACAAGAGAAGGACTGTGTAGATGTTCTGGCTTCCCTCACCCGTCTTTCACGCCCAG AGCGCTATGGAGAACTGTTTTGCTTCTCTTTTAACCCCAACCTGGATAAAGAGTTAAGGGAAAAGGCCTGGGCCTTCATCGACCTGAAGGCCGAATTCAGCCGAATGGGAATACCCAGCAACCTCTGGCATGCCACAGCTGCCAATCATGAGTACAGA TTGTGTGACACTTACCCGTCAGAGTTGTATGTGCCAAAGTCAGCCTCTCCAGCTGTCATTGTGGGCAGTGCCAAGTTCCGAAGTCGAGGACGTCTTCCTGTTCTCTCCTACTACCACAGAGACACCAGT GCATCAATCTGTCGGAGCAGTCAGCCTCTTACTGGTTTTAGTGCACGCTCCTCAGATGATGAGCAGATGCTGCAGGCCATTATGAAGTCAAACCCTGTCAGTGAGTTCATGTATGTGGTGGACACAAGGCCAAAG CTGAATGCCATGGCTAATCGTGCTGCAGGGAAGGGCTATGAGAATGAAGACCACTACACTAACATAAAACTGCAGTTCATTGGCATAGAAAACATCCATGTCATGAGGAACAGCCAACAGAAGCTTATAGATG TTGGTGATCTCGCAGCTCCCACCATGAGTGATTTCCTGTGGGGTCTGGAGAACTCTGGGTGGCTAAAACACATCAAAGCTGTACTAGATGCTGGAGTCTTCATTGCAAAG GCAGTGGCGGAGGATGGAGTGAGTGTTCTAGTGCACTGTTCAGATGGGTGGGACAGAACAGCTCAGGCCTGTTCGGTGGCTAGTGTACTACTAGATCCATACTACAGAACTATCAAGGGACTGATG GTTCTGATTGAAAAGGACTGGGTATCCTTTGGACACAAGTTTTCCCACag GTACTCTCATCTTGATGGTGACCCTAAGGAGGTTTCCCCAGTTATGGACCAGTTTCTGGAGTGCGTGTGGCAGTTGATGCAGCAGTTCCCTTGTGCGTTTGAGTTCAATGAGCGATTCCTCATAcagctacacacacacatctactCCTGCCAGTACGGGAACTTCATCGGCAATTGCCAGAAAGAAAGGAGAGACATAAA GTTACAAGAGCGAACACACTGTTTGTGGCCACACCTGTGGGAGAACAGGACCGAATACACAAACCCTCTGTACAGGACAGACCACAGCCAGACACAGGGAGTTCTGAAACCTCTCACCACTGCCTACTGCTTCAA GTTTTGGAAGGGGATGTACGGCCGTGCAGAGAAAAGTTTGACTTCACAGTCTCCAGCCGATTGCCTGAACGCAGTAAGGGAGGAGTCGCAACAATTGGAGGAGGAGCTTAGCACCCACCAGGAGGTACCACGGGAGACGGACGCTGGACAAG AGACTTGCCGAGCTGAAGGAGATGAAAACTTCAGGGGAGAGGAAGAAGACCAAGAAGTTGTCTGA
- the mtmr7b gene encoding myotubularin-related protein 7b isoform X1, translating into MEHIRTPKVENVRMFDRLTPRKSTVGTLYLSSTHTIFVENSEARKETWVLHSLMSTVERLPTNPSGSPLIIRCKNFHVYRLLIPQEKDCVDVLASLTRLSRPERYGELFCFSFNPNLDKELREKAWAFIDLKAEFSRMGIPSNLWHATAANHEYRLCDTYPSELYVPKSASPAVIVGSAKFRSRGRLPVLSYYHRDTSASICRSSQPLTGFSARSSDDEQMLQAIMKSNPVSEFMYVVDTRPKLNAMANRAAGKGYENEDHYTNIKLQFIGIENIHVMRNSQQKLIDVGDLAAPTMSDFLWGLENSGWLKHIKAVLDAGVFIAKAVAEDGVSVLVHCSDGWDRTAQACSVASVLLDPYYRTIKGLMVLIEKDWVSFGHKFSHRYSHLDGDPKEVSPVMDQFLECVWQLMQQFPCAFEFNERFLIQLHTHIYSCQYGNFIGNCQKERRDIKLQERTHCLWPHLWENRTEYTNPLYRTDHSQTQGVLKPLTTAYCFKFWKGMYGRAEKSLTSQSPADCLNAVREESQQLEEELSTHQERLAELKEMKTSGERKKTKKLSERARRPIPSECELGSPLDYFTTPRSEKRTPSFTLPLELAAQPKTGDPDDLSTCSDFESGVADLSSHSSSTGDDAKDPD; encoded by the exons ATGGAGCACATCAGAACACCAAAG GTGGAAAATGTGCGAATGTTTGATAGACTGACCCCCAGGAAGTCTACGGTGGGAACATTGTACCTCTCCTCTACTCACACTATATTTGTAGAGAACTCAGAAGCCCGCAAAGAAACCTGG GTTCTGCACAGTTTGATGAGTACTGTGGAGAGACTCCCCACAAATCCATCAGGAAGTCCTCTTATTATCCGATGTAAGAACTTCCATGTTTACAGACTGCTGATCCCACAAGAGAAGGACTGTGTAGATGTTCTGGCTTCCCTCACCCGTCTTTCACGCCCAG AGCGCTATGGAGAACTGTTTTGCTTCTCTTTTAACCCCAACCTGGATAAAGAGTTAAGGGAAAAGGCCTGGGCCTTCATCGACCTGAAGGCCGAATTCAGCCGAATGGGAATACCCAGCAACCTCTGGCATGCCACAGCTGCCAATCATGAGTACAGA TTGTGTGACACTTACCCGTCAGAGTTGTATGTGCCAAAGTCAGCCTCTCCAGCTGTCATTGTGGGCAGTGCCAAGTTCCGAAGTCGAGGACGTCTTCCTGTTCTCTCCTACTACCACAGAGACACCAGT GCATCAATCTGTCGGAGCAGTCAGCCTCTTACTGGTTTTAGTGCACGCTCCTCAGATGATGAGCAGATGCTGCAGGCCATTATGAAGTCAAACCCTGTCAGTGAGTTCATGTATGTGGTGGACACAAGGCCAAAG CTGAATGCCATGGCTAATCGTGCTGCAGGGAAGGGCTATGAGAATGAAGACCACTACACTAACATAAAACTGCAGTTCATTGGCATAGAAAACATCCATGTCATGAGGAACAGCCAACAGAAGCTTATAGATG TTGGTGATCTCGCAGCTCCCACCATGAGTGATTTCCTGTGGGGTCTGGAGAACTCTGGGTGGCTAAAACACATCAAAGCTGTACTAGATGCTGGAGTCTTCATTGCAAAG GCAGTGGCGGAGGATGGAGTGAGTGTTCTAGTGCACTGTTCAGATGGGTGGGACAGAACAGCTCAGGCCTGTTCGGTGGCTAGTGTACTACTAGATCCATACTACAGAACTATCAAGGGACTGATG GTTCTGATTGAAAAGGACTGGGTATCCTTTGGACACAAGTTTTCCCACag GTACTCTCATCTTGATGGTGACCCTAAGGAGGTTTCCCCAGTTATGGACCAGTTTCTGGAGTGCGTGTGGCAGTTGATGCAGCAGTTCCCTTGTGCGTTTGAGTTCAATGAGCGATTCCTCATAcagctacacacacacatctactCCTGCCAGTACGGGAACTTCATCGGCAATTGCCAGAAAGAAAGGAGAGACATAAA GTTACAAGAGCGAACACACTGTTTGTGGCCACACCTGTGGGAGAACAGGACCGAATACACAAACCCTCTGTACAGGACAGACCACAGCCAGACACAGGGAGTTCTGAAACCTCTCACCACTGCCTACTGCTTCAA GTTTTGGAAGGGGATGTACGGCCGTGCAGAGAAAAGTTTGACTTCACAGTCTCCAGCCGATTGCCTGAACGCAGTAAGGGAGGAGTCGCAACAATTGGAGGAGGAGCTTAGCACCCACCAGGAG AGACTTGCCGAGCTGAAGGAGATGAAAACTTCAGGGGAGAGGAAGAAGACCAAGAAGTTGTCTGAACGGGCCCGCCGTCCAATTCCAAGCGAGTGTGAACTCGGCAGCCCTCTGGACTATTTCACCACCCCGAGAAGCGAGAAACGCACTCCTTCCTTCACACTGCCACTAGAGCTAGCAGCCCAACCCAAGACCGGTGACCCTGATGACCTTTCAACCTGCAGCGATTTTGAGTCGGGCGTGGCTGACCTCAGCAGCCACTCCTCCAGTACTGGAGATGATGCTAAGGACCCCGATTAG